From the genome of Scyliorhinus canicula chromosome 20, sScyCan1.1, whole genome shotgun sequence:
ctccccatagccctgtatcaatcccaaactaatcccactgtcccactctttccccatagccctgtatcaatccccaaactaatcccactgctccactctctccccatagccctgtatcaatcaccaaactaatcccactgtcccgctctctccccatagccctgtatcaatccccaaactaatcccactgcccctctctctccccatagccctgtatcaatccccaaactagtcccactgcccagctctctccccatagccctctccccatagccctgtatcaaacaccaaactaatcacactgccccactctttccccatagcgctgtatcaatcccaaactaatcccactgccccactctctccccaatgccctgtatcaatcccaaactaatcccactgccccgctctctccccatagcctgcaTTAATCCCAAACTAATGCCACTGacccgcactctccccatagccctgtatcaatcccaaactaatcccactgccccgctctatccccatagccctgtatcaatcccaaactaatcccactgccccgctctctccccatagccctgtatcaatcccaaactaatcctactaccccgctctctccccatagccctgtatcaatccccaaactaatgccactgccctgctctctccccatagccctgtattaatccccaaactaatcctactgccccactctctccccatagccctgtatcaatccccaaactaatcaaactgccccattctctctccattgccctgtatcaaccccaaaactactccctgtcctgctctctccccacaaccctgtaacaatccccaaactaatcccactgcccactctttccccatagccctgtaacaatccccaaactaatccctgtcccactctttccccatagccctgtatcaatccccaaactaatcccactgtcccactctctccccatagccctgtatcaatccccaaactaaccccactgtcccactctcttcccatagccctgtatcaatccccaaactaaccccactgtcccgctctctccccatagccctgtatcaatccccaaactaatcccactgccccgctctctccccatagccctgtatcaatcccaaactaatcccactgccccgctctctccccatcgccctgtatcaatcccaaactaatcccactgccccgctctctccccatcgccctgtatcaatccccaaactaatccacctgccccactctctccccatagccctgtatcaatccccaaactaatcccactgccccactctccccatagccctgtaacaatccccaaactaatcccgttgccccgctctctccccatagccctgtatcaatccccaaactaatcccactgccccaccctctccccatagccctgtatcaatcccaaactaatcccactgccccactctctccccatagccctgtatcaatccccaaactaatcccactgccccactctccccatagccctgtatcaatcccaaactaatcccactgccccactctctccccatagccctgtatcaatccccaaactaatcccgttgccccgctctctccccatagccctgtatcaatccccaaactaatcccactgccccaccctctccccatagccctgtatcaatcccaaactaatcccactgccccactctctccccatagccctgcatcaatccccaaactaatcccactgccccactcttcccatagccctgtatcaatccccaaactaatcccactgccccaccctctccccatagcactgtatcaatcccaaactaatcccactgtctcgctctctccccatagccctgtatcaatcccaaactaatcccactgccctgctctctccccatagccctgtatcaatcccaaactaatcccactgccccacagccctgtatcaaccccaaactaatcccgttgccccactctctccccatagccctgtatcaatcccaaactaatcccactgccccactctctccccatagctctgtatcaatccccaatctcactgccccacagccctgtatcaatcccaaactaatcccactgccccactctctccccatatccctgtatcaatcccaaactaatcccactgccccgctctctccccatagccctgtatcaatcccaaactaatcccactgccccactctctccccatagccctgtatcaatccccaaactaatcccactgccccaccctctccccatagccctgtatcaatccccaaactaatcccactgtcccgctctcttcccatagccctatatcaatccccaaactaatcccactgtcccgctctctccccatagccctgtatcaatccccaatctaatcccactgtcccgctctctccctacACCCCTGTATCTGTAGTCCCATTGTTAGTATGCTGATTTGCAAGAAGGGGTTTTGGGTGCGTTGTtggtggtgggtttggtgatCATTGTGAACCTGCAATGACCCCCATGCCACGAGGGGTCAGAGGTTAGATCCGAGCCACTGTGGACAAGCGATGCCGGTCCTGACCTCCGCTGATCATTGTTCCCTTCTCTCCATCTCCCCTGCAGGACTGCTACACCCCCTTTGTGAACGGGAGTTTCTTTGAGCACGTGGGGCAGCCCTACTGCGAGATCCACTACCACAAGAACCAGGGGTCGCTGTGTTCCGGGTGTGAGAAACCCATCACCGGGCGCTGCATCACCGCcatgggcagcaagttccacccCAAGCACTTTGTCTGTGCCTTCTGCCTCAAACAGCTCAACAAGGGCACCTTCAAGGAGCAGAACGAGAAGCCGTACTGTCACCCATGCTTCACCAAGCTCTTCGGCTAGCCGTCCCGGAggcccagaacccccccccccccgcgggagacccccacagaggcCTCCGAGGGCGCGGGCGGAGAGAACGGGTCAATGTCTGCCACGGGGCTCAGTCTAACTACGAATCCCTCGGCCTACTTCCAGATCTCCGATGATAAACATTCCCCCCCGGTCGATGCTCCCCAGGATGCCCAACATTCCCCGGATATCCCCATCCTTGCCCAATCGCTGCCTCATCTGTAACCTGTGCTCGATACCGATGTACCCAGATTGCAATTTTTATATCGAAACGCTAAACGAACCGCACACTATAATAATCACAGCCCGGTAAAACCTCTGTACTATGTTCGGTTTTACCTTATATCTCTCGTGCAAATCACCAATTACCTCTTCAAATAAACTATGCAATTATTCTTCATCAAAGTTTATTTATTGTCATTATTTCGAAAGAGCTTTGACCAGTCACTGAGAGGCCTGGGGCACTAGGCCCGAGATGCCATTGCACAGCCTGAGGTGACAGGCCCAGGATGTTCATGGCAAAGCCTGCGGTGGTAGGCCCGAGATGTCACTGAGGCCCGATTATGGGTGGGaggcccagtctctctctctctctgccagcagcTGAGATTATTTAATTGATGAGTTGACATGATTATGTTCCCTCTTCCGCAATCCTGAAGCTCACACCACCTGGAGAGGGTCCTTGTCCACAGCGGACACCAGCACAGTCACCTGGCTCTGCAAATGCTGAGTCAGGACGTCTCGCAGCTCAGTCAGGAACCCCCGCTCAGTGTTGCTGTGCTCGCAGAGGACGACGCTGGTTCCCACGGCAACGGCATCCAAAACCTCATGGTGCGACATTTCGCCTGGGAAGATTCAAACTGGGAGTTAGCCGGAGGGTGGGATGAATCCGAGGGGGGAGATGGATCATTGTTAACCGGGAGGGTGACACTCCGCATCTCATGCACCGGCTAAGTCAACACAACCTCGTACCCGACGCTCGTAAAATCTCGGCCTCTGCTGCTTACCAGTGAGGAAGAGGTCGGCCTCGACTCCTCGAAGAATACTCGCTCCCGACCCAGCGCACAGGGCAACGGAGGCCACTGGAGAATCTGCAATGAGATAACACATTGGCAATACAATATAGCCCAGTCTGTAATCTCCCAGTCCTGTTCTTTAATTGCCCTGGCCCATCACAATCCCTTCATCAATGAGCTCCCTTCCATCACAatagggatgtttgcggatgactgcacaatgttcagcaccattcgcgactcctcaggtaatgaagccgtccgtgtccaaatgcagcaagatggtGCAAGATGTCCCCATGCTTGCTGCAATGGCTCCTGTCTCGGAACGCTGGTGGGGAGCATCGTGGACGGTTTTGGTAGGTCACCAGATCAGTTGGGGTGATAAGTggaaagttacatttgcgccacacaagccccaggcaatgaccatctcctacaagagaggatctaaccatcgccctttgacattcaatggcatccccATCGCTGTATCCCCCacactcaacatcctgggggttcccattgatcagaaactgaactggacccagccatataaacactgcggctcccagagcaggtcagaggctgggaatcctgcggagagtaactcacctcctgactcccccccaaagcctgtccaccatctacaaggacacaagtcaggagtgtgatgggaccctctccacttgcctggatgggtgcggctcccaacaacactcgagaagctccacaccatccaggacaaagcagctcccgctcgatcgacacgctaacccccaccttccacatccgctccctcccccaccgacgcacagcggcagccgtgtgtcccgtctacaagatgcacggcagccaCTTGccgaggctccttcgacagcacctcccaaacccgccacctctccCACCGAGagggacaaggggcagcaggggcaCGGGGAACACTCACCGCCTGCAAACCCCCTCTCCGCGccatccccacctcacccccctcccccaccgcccacccccgCACATAcacccaccctgactgggaaatatatcggccgttccttcactgtcggtgggtcacaatcccggaactccctccctaacagcactgagggtgtagcTACTCCAGACAggtctgcagcggctcaagatggCGGCTTGTCCGTCagcatcaaggggcaattaggggttATACTGGGCCcggccagagatgcccacatacGCCCCCACGAAGAGACAGAAAGAAACCTTACCCAGGGTTTTCCGGGTGCCCAGTGCCAATCGTACGTGTTTCAGCTTCAGATGGCCTTTGACCCGCTCGATGAGCGTTGCCACGGAGACTTTCTCTCGGAGGGTGCACAGTCGGCCCATTCCTGTCTGCGGGATCGGAGGCTGCCAGGGTGAAAGGTCAAATGGTCAAGGTGGAAGCAGTCAGCGTTACAGACCGAGCAGGGACGGGGCagcgtgtggggagggggggggcgcagcgtgtgggggggggggggtaaacgccAGGCCCATCCTCCCATCGCCCTCATTCTCAGAAAGGCCCTTGCCGAATTCTCTGtgacccccccccttcctgcctaCCTTCTGGAGCTCGACAATCTCCGGGCCTGTGCGCAGACCGCTGACAGCACTGAGTAGCCTCACCACCTCGACCAGGGCTTTCCGGGGGCAGGTGAGGGACAGACGGGAGCCCGGGCTGCATAAACAGAAGagaaacagggagggggggggggggggttagagatgcTGAGTAGCGTCCCCTCAACTCCAAACCAATATTTCCAACTTAGCCAGGCCGGGGCTCCGATAGCCAGAGGGGTCAGGCTTCATTCCGGCCTAGGGGCCGTCTAACCTCACGGCCCTCGCACTCCACACCCGCACATTCAGCTGTAGGCGACGGCCGGGAATATTCCGAACTGATTGCGGAGAAGCAACTTCCATTTCGGCTCAAGACCGGATTGAGCAGGCGCTACGCCGCCTCACACAGTGGGATAGCCCAGGTCTGCTCACGCTGTCTGAGGCAAGTGGCCTGAGACTGGGTATTCAGCTGGAGGGGGACAGCAAAcgtgaggtggaggggggggggggggggctgcacacaAAGGGGAGGGGCGCCAGAATGGAAATTGGGAGGGGGTGTGaaaagggagggtgggagagggggggaggggggggggggggggggggaggggagagacggagcgggggaaagggagaggaggaTGCCCGAGGTGGATGggcgggagagggaggtgggggggggagggcgggagaggggggggggggggggggggggggggcgggggagggaggggggggggggagggcggggagagggagggggagggcggggagagggaggggggggcgggtgggagagggtgcgggagagggtgggagagggagacggagcgggggaaagggagaggacgCCCGAGGTGGACGGGTGAAGAGGGGAGAGCGaacagggaggggggaagagggagagtgaagggggaagagggagagtgagggggggaagagggagagtgagggggaagagggagagtgagggggaagagggagagtgaggggggagagggagagtgaggggggagagggagagtgagggggggagagggagagtgagggggagagggagagtgaggggggagagggagagtgaggggggagagggagagtgaggggggagagggagagtgaggggggagagggagagtgaggggggagagggagagtgagggggagagggagagtgagggggagagggagagtgaggggggagagggagagtgaggggggagagggagagtgagggggagagggagagtgaggggggagagggagagtgaggggggagagggagagtgaggggggagagggagagtgaggggggagagggagagtgaggggggagagggagagtgaggggggagagggagagtgaggggggagagggagagtgagggggagagggagagtgagggggagagggagagtgaggggggagagggagagtgaggggggagagggagagtgagggggagagggagagtgaggggggagagggagagtgaggggggagagggagagtgaggggggaaagagggagagtgaggggggagagggagagtgaggggggagagggagagtgaggggggaagagggagagtgagggggagagtgagagtgagggggagagggagagtgaggggggagagggagagtgaggggggagagggagagtgaggggggagagggagagtgagggggagagggagagtgaggggggagagggagagtgagggggaagaggggtgacGGAAACATAAACAACATTTTTCATCAATCCATCAGCAGCCTCTCGCTCCCCCTCCGATTCGAGGGCTGATACCTGAGAGGCTGCACAGTGATTCTGACCCCCCGCAGAGACTCCAGCTCAGTGAGCAAGGACACGTCAAATCCCTCCGGCAATGTGACCTCCAGACGATGGGATCCCGGAGTGGGGAAGGAGTCACCCACTGATATCGTCAGGGGAACAGTGGAGCAGTCacctgtcacagagagagagaggacacacacagagagagagttcaggacagtgtagatggagctttactctgtatctaccccgtgctgtacctgtcctgggagtgtttgatggggacagtgtggagggagctttactctgtatctaaccccgtgctgtacctgtcctgggagtgtttgatggggacagtgtagagggagctttactctgtatctaaccccgtgctgtacctgtcctgggagtgtttgatggggacagtgtagagggagctttactctgtatctaaccccgtgctgtatctgtcctgggagtgtttgatgaggacagtgcagagggagctttactctgtatctaaccccgtgctgtacctgtcctgggagtgtttgatggggacagtgtagagggagctttactctgtatctaaccccgtgctgtacctgtcctgggagtgtttgatggggacagtgtagagggagctttactctgtatctaactccgtgctgtacctgtcctgggagtgtttgatggggacagtgtagaggcgagctttactctgtatctaaccccgtgctgtacctgtcctgggagtgtttgatggggacagtgtagagggagctttactctgtatctaaccccgtgctgtacctgtcctgggagtgtttgatgtggacagtgtagaaggagctttactccgtatctaaccccgtgctgtacctgtcctgggagtgtttgatggggacagtgtagagggaggtttactctgtatctaaccccgtgatgtccctgtcctgggagtgtttgatggggacagtgtagagggagctttactctgtatctaaccccgtgctgtacctgtgctgggagtgtttgatggggacagtgtagagcgagctttactctgtatctaaccccgtgctgtacctgtcctgggagtgtttgatgggacagtgtagagggaggtttactctgtatctaaccccgtgctgtacctgtcctgggagtgtttgatggggacagtgtagagggagctttactctgtatctaaccccgtgctgtacctgtcctgggagtgtttgatggggacagtgtagagggagctttactctgtatctaaccccgtgctgtacctgccctgggagtgtttgatggggacagtgtccacTCACCGAGTCCTTTGGCCAGCCAATCGTTGACTCCATGCGGTGATGCATCAAAGGCTGTGTGGGGCGAGTAAATGGCCACTCTGTTCTCCAGCGCTCGCACCACTAGGCGCTC
Proteins encoded in this window:
- the LOC119955104 gene encoding paxillin-like → MVTALDRNWHPNHFCCAKCGRVFGEDGFHERDGKPYCRKDFYELFASRCHGCNQAILENYISALNALWHPECFVCRDCYTPFVNGSFFEHVGQPYCEIHYHKNQGSLCSGCEKPITGRCITAMGSKFHPKHFVCAFCLKQLNKGTFKEQNEKPYCHPCFTKLFG
- the nif3l1 gene encoding NIF3-like protein 1, with the protein product MLLSKRVCFLGQALLLRSRPLTLRSHMELAGVVSVLERLAPLALAESWDNVGLLVEPSPPHQVRTLLLTNDLTEDVMEEALRVQAQLILSYHPPLFRPFTRVTMATWKERLVVRALENRVAIYSPHTAFDASPHGVNDWLAKGLGDCSTVPLTISVGDSFPTPGSHRLEVTLPEGFDVSLLTELESLRGVRITVQPLSPGSRLSLTCPRKALVEVVRLLSAVSGLRTGPEIVELQKPPIPQTGMGRLCTLREKVSVATLIERVKGHLKLKHVRLALGTRKTLDSPVASVALCAGSGASILRGVEADLFLTGEMSHHEVLDAVAVGTSVVLCEHSNTERGFLTELRDVLTQHLQSQVTVLVSAVDKDPLQVV